The following proteins come from a genomic window of Oncorhynchus clarkii lewisi isolate Uvic-CL-2024 chromosome 23, UVic_Ocla_1.0, whole genome shotgun sequence:
- the LOC139381920 gene encoding serine/threonine-protein phosphatase 2A 56 kDa regulatory subunit delta isoform isoform X3, with product MVEYITHNREVVTESIYPEGVIMFSINLFRTLPPSSNPTGAEFDPEEDEPTLEAAWPHLQLVYEFFLRFLESPDFQPNVAKKYIDQKFVLSLLELFDSEDPRERDFLKTILHRIYGKFLGLRAYIRRQINNIFYRFIYETEHHNGIAELLEILGSIINGFALPLKEEHKMFLIRVLLPLHKVKSLSVYHPQLAYCVVQFLEKDSSLTEPVIMGLLKFWPKTHSPKEVMFLNELEEILDVIEPSEFVKVMEPLFRQLAKCVSSPHFQVAERALYYWNNEYIMSLISDNAAKILPIMFPALYKNSKSHWNKTIHGLIYNALKLFMEMNQKLFDDCTQQYKAEKQKEKYKLKEREEVWHKIEELAKHNPQVTKLRPGLHPQEEYMMYNESPGGVPLYSMETETPTAEDIQLLKKTVETEATQGMKDIKKDKVLMRRKSELPQDVYTIKALEQHKRAEEYLTANEEAL from the exons TTTTCAATCAACCTGTTCAGGACCCTGCCACCATCCTCCAACCCCACGGGGGCTGAGTTTGACCCAGAAGAGGACGAGCCGACTCTGGAGGCTGCTTGGCCACACCTACAG CTGGTGTATGAATTCTTCTTACGATTCCTAGAGTCCCCCGATTTCCAGCCTAATGTCGCCAAAAAATACATTGACCAAAAGTTTGTACTGTCT CTACTGGAGCTGTTTGACAGTGAAGACCCCAGGGAGCGGGACTTCCTGAAGACCATCCTCCACAGGATCTACGGCAAGTTCCTGGGTCTTCGGGCCTACATCCGCAGACAGATCAACAACATATTCTACAG GTTTATATATGAAACCGAGCATCACAATGGAATCGCCGAGCTCTTAGAAATCTTAGGAAG CATAATCAACGGCTTTGCCCTGCCATTGAAAGAGGAGCACAAGATGTTCTTGATTCGAGTGCTGCTGCCGCTTCACAAAGTGAAGTCACTCAGCGTCTACCACCCACAG CTGGCGTATTGCGTCGTGCAGTTCTTGGAAAAGGACAGTAGTCTAACTGAACCA GTGATCATGGGCTTGCTGAAGTTCTGGCCTAAGACCCACAGCCCCAAAGAGGTGATGTTCCTCAACGAGCTGGAGGAGATCCTGGACGTCATCGAGCCGTCTGAGTTCGTCAAGGTCATGGAGCCGCTGTTCAGACAGCTGGCCAAGTGTGTTTCCAGTCCACACTTCCAG GTGGCAGAGAGGGCGCTGTACTACTGGAACAACGAGTACATCATGAGTCTGATCAGTGACAACGCCGCCAAGATCCTCCCCATCATGTTCCCTGCTCTCTACAAGAACTCCAAGAGCCACTGGAACAA GACAATCCATGGGCTGATCTACAACGCCCTGAAGCTCTTCATGGAGATGAACCAGAAGCTGTTTGATGACTGCACCCAGCAGTACAAGGCTGAGAAACAGAA AGAGAAGTACAAGCTGAAGGAGCGTGAGGAGGTCTGGCACAAGATCGAGGAGCTGGCCAAGCATAACCCTCAG GTTACCAAACTCCGACCTGGTCTCCACCCACAAGAAGAG TACATGATGTACAATGAGAGTCCGGGAGGGGTGCCCTTGTACTCCATGGAGACGGAGACGCCCACTGCTGAGGACATTCAGCTGCTGAAGAAGACTGTCGAGACAGAGGCCACACAG GGGATGAAGGACATCAAGAAAGACAAGGTGTTGATGCGGCGGAAGTCGGAGCTGCCGCAGGACGTGTACACTATAAAAGCCCTGGAGCAACACAAGCGAGCAGAGGAGTACCTGACGGCCAACGAGGAGGCCCTCTGA
- the LOC139381921 gene encoding male-enhanced antigen 1-like produces MEVEIAFEMGPERILPNSEEELGQERPSDAGVPEVGGEWSGEEEDDNGGYYYQPLNQDPDGLNAAPGDHPEDMPPVAEQLQEVQERIELMGLHLPQPPPPDSDEDPEGAHSSAASIPMDDDHVELVKRTMAAVALPSLAIPAWAQEISDDQWKDMVQQTLQTRQSSEGLRLEHK; encoded by the exons ATGGAAGTGGAGATTGCGTTCGAGATGGGTCCTGAGAGAATCTTACCGAACTCTGAGGAGGAGCTAGGTCAGGAGCGGCCGTCGGACGCTGGGGTGCCTGAGGTGGgcggggagtggagtggagaggaggaggatgataatGGAGGTTACTATTACCAGCCACTAAACCAGGACCCCGATGGACTAAATGCTGCACCAGGGGACCATCCTGAGGATATGCCCCCAGTAGCAGAGCAACTGCAAGAAGTCCAGGAGAGAATAGAG TTGATGGGCTTGCATCTTCCCCAGCCCCCTCCCCCAGATAGTGATGAAGACCCAGAAGGAGCACACAGCAGCGCAGCCTCCATCCCCATGGATGACG ACCACGTGGAGCTGGTGAAGAGGACCATGGCAGCAGTGGCCCTGCCCTCTCTGGCCATCCCGGCCTGGGCTCAGGAGATCTCGGACGACCAGTGGAAGGACATGGTCCAGCAGACGCTCCAGACTCGCCAAAGCTCAGAAGGCCTGAGGCTAGAGCACAAATAA